Proteins encoded in a region of the Cydia pomonella isolate Wapato2018A chromosome 3, ilCydPomo1, whole genome shotgun sequence genome:
- the LOC133516583 gene encoding juvenile hormone epoxide hydrolase-like: MLKLLLALVGGVTFTLWFVSRPPNPSTLPKLDPEQWWGPEKLKGKANNSIRPFKIEFTDKMIQDLKRRLDNFRPPPPPLEGVAQNYGFNSKLLEEWRKYWRDQYPFKARETFLNQFPQFKTNIQGLDVHFIHVKPKVPAGVKVLPLLVLHGWPGSVVEFYESIPLLARQAPGYDFAFEVIVPSLPGYGFTDAAVRPGLGCAQAAVLLRNLMHRLGHKQFYMQGGDMGSIIGTNMVTLFPDEVLGFHSNMLLARNTRSILLTLLGALYPPLIMPAHQAHRMYPLGTFVANMTLEMGYLHMHATKPDTLGVGLSDSPLGLLAYIFEKFSTGTRFDFRAREDAGLLQFYSKEHLLDNVMIYWVSNAKTTAMRLYAETFNKAHIALNIDSYQTTVPTWALQAINDFYHPPTLLRTKFVNFLGHTELPDGGHFIALEKPDVFSQDVFKAVKEFVEYREGSKKTEL; the protein is encoded by the exons ATGCTGAAGCTCCTCCTAGCTCTAGTAGGGGGCGTGACGTTCACATTGTGGTTCGTCTCCAGGCCCCCTAATCCCTCCACCCTGCCCAAGTTAGACCCTGAACAGTGGTGGGGACCAGAGAAGTTGAAGGGCAAAGCTAATAACAGCATCAGGCCTTTTAAAATTGAGTTTACTGATAAG ATGATTCAAGACCTAAAAAGGCGTCTAGACAACTTCCGCCCCCCACCTCCCCCGCTAGAGGGCGTAGCGCAGAACTACGGCTTCAACAGCAAGTTGTTAGAAGAATGGAGGAAGTACTGGAGGGACCAGTACCCTTTCAAGGCCAGAGAGACCTTTTTGAATCAGTTTCCACAGTTCAAGACTAATATCCAGGGGCTGGATGTGCACTTTATACATGTGAAGCCTAAG GTTCCAGCGGGTGTGAAGGTCCTGCCTCTTTTAGTTCTGCACGGCTGGCCCGGATCTGTGGTTGAATTCTACGAGTCCATCCCCCTGTTAGCTCGTCAGGCGCCTGGATACGACTTTGCTTTTGAAGTCATTGTGCCGAGCCTTCCCGGATATGGATTTACCGAC GCTGCCGTCCGACCAGGCCTTGGCTGCGCCCAGGCTGCTGTACTCCTCCGTAACCTGATGCACCGACTTGGGCACAAGCAGTTCTACATGCAAGGCGGCGACATGGGCTCCATCATTGGCACCAACATGGTTACGCTGTTCCCTGATGAAGTGCTGGGATTCCACTCTAACATGCTGCTCGCTAGG AACACTCGTTCAATCTTGTTAACGTTGTTGGGAGCCCTGTACCCTCCACTCATAATGCCTGCCCATCAAGCACATAGGATGTACCCATTGGGCACGTTCGTTGCCAATATGACGCTGGAGATGGGATACTTGCACATGCATGCCACCAAACCTGATACTCTTG GTGTTGGCCTCTCTGATTCCCCGCTTGGCCTCCTAGCCTACATCTTCGAAAAATTCAGCACCGGCACCAGGTTTGACTTCAGGGCCCGCGAGGACGCAGGCCTATTGCAGTTCTACTCCAAAGAACACCTGCTGGACAACGTGATGATATACTGGGTCAGCAACGCGAAGACTACGGCTATGAGGCTGTATGCTGAGACGTTTAATAAAGCACATATTGCCCTTAATATTGACAG TTACCAAACCACCGTCCCGACCTGGGCGCTCCAAGCTATAAACGATTTCTACCATCCTCCTACACTGCTGCGCACCAAGTTCGTGAATTTCCTGGGACACACGGAGCTGCCTGATGGTGGACACTTTATTGCGCTGGAGAAGCCTGATGTGTTTAGTCAGGACGTGTTTAAGGCTGTGAAGGAGTTTGTGGAATATCGAGAAGGCAGTAAGAAGACTGaactgtaa
- the LOC133516586 gene encoding juvenile hormone epoxide hydrolase-like yields MARLLCFGLLALLAAPFLGFIYVLFLKSPPPLPAIDVQAWWGPKELQAKQDTSVRSFKVQFSAPMIHDLKERLKNHRKWTPPLENIGFQYGFNSKQLDSWVTYWAEKYNFQEREKFFNKFPQFKTNIQGLDIHFIRVKPEVPAGVEVVPMLFLHGWPGSVREFYEALPLLTAVSKDRDFAIEAIVPSLPGYGFSDAAVRPGLGAAEISVVMRNLMHRLGFKKFYVQGGDWGSLIASVMATLFPDEILGYHTNMGATMSTKANILNALGAVLPSFVVESHLADRMYPLTTNFARLIEETGYMHIQATKPDTIGVAISDSPVGLLAYILEKFSTWTKNEYKQLPDGGLDKHWSKDQLLDNLMCYWATNSFTTSVRLYSESFNKRHFALQLDEIPTPVPTWVIQAKNELAFLSARILRTKFPNLVHANAIDDGGHFLAFELPKVFSEDVLTAVTAFRKLKKEAKKTEL; encoded by the exons ATGGCACGTCTACTGTGCTTCGGCCTTCTGGCACTCTTAGCTGCCCCATTCCTTGGGTTTATATACGTTTTGTTCCTGAAAAGTCCACCTCCGCTGCCCGCCATCGACGTCCAAGCATGGTGGGGACCGAAAGAGCTCCAGGCTAAGCAGGATACCAGCGTCAGATCTTTTAAAGTGCAGTTCTCTGCTCCG ATGATCCATGACCTTAAAGAGCGCTTAAAGAACCATCGCAAGTGGACCCCTCCGCTAGAGAACATCGGCTTCCAATACGGCTTCAACAGCAAGCAGCTGGACAGCTGGGTTACGTACTGGGCTGAGAAATATAACTTCCAGGAGAGGGAGAAGTTCTTCAACAAGTTCCCGCAGTTCAAGACTAATATCCAAGGGCTGGATATTCACTTCATCAGGGTTAAGCCGGAG GTCCCAGCAGGAGTGGAAGTGGTCCCCATGCTCTTCTTGCACGGGTGGCCAGGGTCAGTCAGGGAGTTCTACGAGGCACTGCCTCTCCTGACCGCCGTCAGCAAGGACCGGGACTTCGCCATTGAGGCTATCGTGCCCAGTCTGCCAGGATATGGGTTCTCTGAT GCTGCTGTCCGTCCAGGTCTCGGAGCCGCGGAGATCTCAGTTGTGATGCGTAACCTGATGCACCGGCTTGGCTTCAAGAAGTTCTACGTTCAGGGTGGAGATTGGGGCAGCCTCATTGCTAGCGTCATGGCTACGCTGTTCCCTGAT GAAATCCTCGGCTACCACACCAACATGGGCGCCACCATGTCCACTAAGGCTAACATCCTGAACGCACTTGGCGCAGTTCTGCCTTCATTCGTGGTGGAGTCACACTTGGCTGACCGCATGTACCCTCTCACCACGAACTTCGCTCGGCTGATAGAGGAAACCGGTTACATGCATATACAGGCCACCAAGCCTGATactatag GTGTAGCCATCTCCGACTCCCCCGTCGGCCTCCTCGCCTACATTCTAGAGAAGTTCTCGACCTGGACCAAGAACGAGTACAAGCAGCTGCCCGACGGCGGCCTCGACAAGCACTGGAGCAAAGACCAGCTGCTCGACAACCTTATGTGCTACTGGGCCACCAACTCCTTCACCACGTCTGTGAGATTGTACTCTGAGAGTTTCAACAAGAGACATTTCGCATTACAGTTGGATGA GATTCCAACTCCAGTGCCAACCTGGGTGATCCAAGCGAAAAACGAACTCGCTTTCCTATCCGCCAGGATCCTTCGTACCAAGTTCCCCAACCTGGTGCACGCCAACGCCATCGACGACGGTGGACACTTCCTCGCCTTCGAGCTGCCGAAGGTCTTCTCTGAGGATGTGTTGACGGCTGTGACTGCTTTTAGGAAGCTGAAGAAGGAAGCTAAGAAGACTGAGCTGTAG